One Brassica napus cultivar Da-Ae chromosome C2, Da-Ae, whole genome shotgun sequence DNA window includes the following coding sequences:
- the LOC106398491 gene encoding uncharacterized protein LOC106398491 has protein sequence MNFPASVYNNVPLLTFTIVEIPSRGRTHLSKKLDRVLCNEEWLECFPESIAVFGKPGISDHSPCCTFLDQLKPPQKRPFRFFSHLNHHPDFHNLVGAVWNSLPILGSKQLCVSKKLKEMKAFIRTFNKENFSEIEKRVQEAFDHLTDCQHASLSAPTSLTAAAEKSAHDKWYTLAKAEDKFLRQRTRVQLSVDGDAGNYFQNPLGGVNTPTTSSPPDIASIMQVKCSAEAVTSLAALFSDLDIEKAFLSLPMNKSPGPDDYPAEFFTGNWRVVGRDMIAAVKEFLSTGELLQQWNAILLILVPKKVNANKITEFRPIACCNTVYKVASKLLANRLKDHLSTLISTSQSAFVPGRLLVENVLLATELVSGYNWKKITKRCMLKVDFQKAFDTLDWDFVLYTLEALEFPLIFRNLIKKCLTTTRFSVAINGEPCGYFKGTIGLRQSDPLSPYLFVLALEVFTQQLKRKYIDGSIGFHPQHFLSQADSVRCIADTMEEFDLWSGLRMNKSKTELYTAGLNNAETLEISRLGKLRLTDYRPLIDRISSNFNTWSAKALSFAGRRQLLSSVIYGSINFWTTAFILPKNCIKKVESMCSQFLWGGTETKKSIAKVAWKTVTLPKSEGGLGLRDICRWNKTLYLKLIWRLFTTKVKEYRIKGENLWAMDVTKCISSSWHSLLSLQGLAARFLKAKMGNGQQLSFWYDQWTPLGPLINRFGTVGPRELQIFVLASVAQACNNDGWLLRGARSPAAEELYTYLTTIPLPSLSTIDNTFVWKIDGNESQQFSTSKTWSMVRNRSLEQRWTQNIWFKGHIPTHAFTAWVAHQNRLPTRSRLVDWGMNIPSPCCCLCSIEIGSTDHLFLQCEITKRGFHTWTAFSEWMGIRDWVVSLTLKRAVAQATISSLWTERNKRLHDGVSQTPAIIFKRIDRIIRDAI, from the exons ATGAACTT tccTGCATCAGTCTACAACAATGTTCCGTTGCTGACCTTCACTATAGTGGAAATACCCTCACGTGGTCGAACTCATCTATCTAAGAAGCTGGATCGTGTTCTCTGCAATGAAGAATGGTTGGAATGCTTCCCTGAGTCTATAGCTGTCTTTGGAAAACCTGGAATCTCAGACCACAGCCCTTGCTGCACTTTCCTCGACCAGCTCAAGCCTCCTCAGAAACGGCCTTTCAGGTTCTTTTCTCACTTAAACCATCATCCGGATTTCCACAATCTCGTCGGAGCAGTCTGGAACTCCCTGCCCATCCTTGGCTCTAAGCAATTATGTGTGTCGaaaaaactgaaagaaatgaaGGCTTTCATTCGAACCTTTAACAAGGAAAATTTTTCAGAGATAGAGAAGCGCGTTCAAGAAGCCTTTGACCATTTAACAGACTGCCAGCATGCCTCCCTCTCTGCTCCAACCTCCCTTACTGCTGCTGCCGAGAAATCAGCCCACGACAAATGGTACACCTTAGCCAAGGCTGAGGATAAATTCCTCAGGCAAAGAACAAGAGTTCAATTGTCAGTTGATGGAGACGCTG GTAATTACTTCCAGAACCCGTTGGGAGGTGTCAACACGCCAACAACTTCGTCTCCTCCTGACATTGCGTCAATTATGCAAGTTAAATGCTCTGCTGAAGCGGTCACCTCTCTTGCAGCTCTGTTCTCTGACCTTGACATTGAGAAGGCTTTCTTATCCCTCCCTATGAACAAGTCCCCTGGTCCTGACGATTACCCAGCCGAATTCTTCACTGGAAATTGGAGGGTGGTTGGGCGTGATATGATAGCTGCTGTGAAGGAATTCTTGAGcacaggtgagttgttacagcAATGGAATGCAATCCTCCTTATTCTGGTTCCTAAAAAAGTCAATGCAAACAAGATCACTGAGTTCAGACCCATCGCCTGCTGCAATACGGTGTACAAAGTGGCTTCGAAGTTGCTAGCCAACAGGCTGAAAGATCATCTCTCGACGCTAATTTCCACTTCTCAGTCAGCCTTTGTCCCCGGTCGCTTGCTGGTGGAAAATGTGCTCTTGGCTACGGAACTTGTCTCAGGGTACAACTGGAAAAAAATCACCAAGCGTTGCATGCTCAAGGTTGATTTCCAGAAGGCTTTTGATACCTTGGACTGGGATTTTGTTCTCTATACCCTGGAAGCGCTTGAGTTCCCCTTAATCTTCCGGAACCTGATCAAGAAATGCCTAACTACTACGCGCTTCTCTGTTGCCATAAATGGAGAACCTTGTGGCTACTTCAAAGGCACCATAGGGCTTAGACAGAGCGACCCTCTTTCGCCATATCTCTTTGTCCTTGCTCTGGAAGTCTTTACTCAACAGCTAAAGAGGAAATATATTGACGGGTCCATTGGCTTTCACCCCCAACACTTCCTCTCTCAAG CTGATTCTGTAAGATGCATTGCTGATACAATGGAGGAGTTTGATCTTTGGTCGGGTTTAAGGATGAACAAGTCAAAGACAGAGCTGTACACTGCTGGTCTGAACAACGCTGAAACCTTGGAGATCTCCCGGCTTGG AAAGCTAAGGCTCACTGATTACAGGCCGCTAATCGATAGGATATCATCAAACTTCAACACCTGGTCGGCTAAAGCCCTGTCGTTTGCAGGGAGAAGACAGCTCCTGTCCTCTGTGATCTATGGCTCCATCAACTTCTGGACTACAGCTTTTATCCTCCCTAAAAACTGTATTAAAAAGGTGGAATCTATGTGCTCTCAGTTTCTTTGGGGTGGCACTGAAACGAAGAAAAGCATTGCTAAAGTGGCCTGGAAGACTGTAACTCTCCCCAAGAGTGAAGGAGGTCTTGGACTCCGTGATATTTGTCGTTGGAATAAAACTCTCTACCTCAAGCTGATTTGGAGGCTATTCACAACTAAGGTGAAGGAGTACAGAATCAAAGGTGAAAACTTATGGGCTATGGATGTCACCAAATGCATATCTTCTTCATGGCACTCTCTCCTCTCCCTGCAAGGGCTTGCTGCTCGTTTCCTGAAGGCAAAAATGGGTAATGGTCAGCAGTTAAGCTTCTGGTATGATCAGTGGACGCCTCTTGGACCCCTTATCAATCGATTTGGTACGGTAGGCCCAAGAGAATTGCAGATTTTCGTGCTAGCTTCTGTTGCGCAGGCCTGCAATAATGATGGTTGGCTTCTCAGAGGAGCCCGGTCTCCGGCTGCAGAAGAACTCTATACGTACCTTACCACAATTCCTCTCCCTTCGCTGAGTACTATAGATAACACCTTTGTGTGGAAGATAGATGGCAATGAATCGCAACAATTTTCCACGAGTAAGACTTGGAGTATGGTGAGAAACAGATCTTTGGAACAGAGATGGACTCAAAACATTTGGTTCAAAGGCCACATTCCTACGCATGCTTTCACTGCCTGGGTGGCTCACCAGAATCGATTACCTACAAGATCACGACTAGTAGATTGGGGTATGAATATCCCCTCCCCTTGTTGCTGTCTCTGTAGCATTGAAATCGGAAGCACAGACCACCTTTTCCTTCAGTGTGAGATTACGAAGAG AGGATTCCACACCTGGACTGCTTTCTCTGAATGGATGGGAATAAGAGATTGGGTAGTGAGTTTAACGCTCAAGCGTGCTGTTGCTCAGGCCACCATATCAAGCTTATGGACAGAGAGAAACAAGAGATTGCATGATGGAGTCTCACAAACGCCAGCGATAATCTTCAAGAGAATTGATCGTATCATCAGAGACGCGATCTGA